The window aaatgagacaacaaattgggaaaaaaattgttaaatttcttATATACATGAGGCGCTTTCATAAATCACCAAGATAAAAACTCAAAGCCTGGCTAATAAACATAAACAGataattcattcaaaaaaatacaggtttttcaataatgatttttcttaacatatgaaaagatgctcaagagcATTCCTagtaaatgaaatgcaaattaaaactggaGTGAAATACTACCTTTTCATCCATTAGCAAAGATGAAAACGTTTGGTAATACAGGTGTGAGAAATCAGGTCTGCATGGACACTGTTGCCTGGAAGGTAACACTAAAGGGCGGTATATAATTTCTATACAAAGTTTAAAGGTATATACCCTGGGACTCAAGAATTTAACCTATACATGTATTCATATATGTGCATAATCACTATAGCACTGTTTGTAACtgactaaataaattatgataaagCCAAGCaatagaaaatcaaaaagaatgagcgATATGTATTGACATTTAAAGATCACTGATATATAGGtacaggaaaaaaacagatggCCAAAGTGTGTATATCATgctaccatttatataaaaaaaaggtggggggggacacagacACTTTTACATTGAAGGAAATACAAGTAATTGATAAAAGCTCATTAGAACTGGAAGCAGTACCACGTTATGTATTGCCTTTTCAGtaacaaaaatgtaataaataagatCACTGcttcataaagaatgaaatgcgTACTGTGAACACGTCATTAGGCTCTCAACCAAACACAGATCAAGAATAGACATTctaaaaatgatttagaaaagcCAGTTTAGAATTACCAGCATTTCTCCTCAATGCTCTTTCTGCTTTATAAGTTGAGTGATGTACATGCTGTAATTTagtaaaagagaacaaagaatatttttcacatttaccaaagaaaaggataaatgtgagatctgaaactaAGGCTTGAAGGTTAAAAAAGATCTCAAAAGCAGTGTATTATCACCAATctctagattttaattttaacttctctttATGTAATTCTCACAtaattttgttattcatttttaagttatctaTTAGGCGAACTAAACTCCATATTCTCTCTCGTAATTACTCCTAACACATGTAGGTGATAGACTGatacatgcatatttaaaaaattttgaagttaACAATctattttattgctgtttttaacTGTTTAAAGTGTTTCAACTAAATTTACCATAATGGTAGTAATAAGACCTCCCCTTGAAGAATAAATAATTCCTTACTAAATCCTCCAATAATAACAAACCTGAAATTATTAAGCAAAGATAACTGTTTATGAAAGCACAAATTACATGTTTACCTGCCGATGCTAAGATGGTACAGTGCAAAGCGTGTTTTAAGGCCTCTAGTCTTTCACTTTCGTGCACTATTGTCTTGTAGGAGAGCTCATTGTACCTTTGTGCAGCTTCAATGAATTTTCTTCTATAATCAAGAACACGTGCATAGCATACCTACAGAGGGGAAAATGTTTCAAttagggggaaaaattaaaaatcaaagcaaaaaataaaagagagaatttCTAATACATAACACCATTTATCAGATATCTGGAATATCTCAGTATAGTAGGACTCTCCAATacaaaattaattccaaatcAACTCATCTGTTACCTTATAATGTATCTGTAACTGTTCATTGGTTGATTCATTCTGAAGCAATGATGCTCGATTTATGTAAGCCTCTGCCTGGACTGGGTCATCATCCTCCAGATATAGCCTAGCAATCTTCAGGTAAGTCTCCAACTTATAATCTACATTGTACTGCCTAGGatataacacaaaaatataatgactaaatattttatcaagaaaatttttagaggtggtaaaaaatgtatttttcctccaTACATGCTGTTAATATAAGCATATCAAATTTTTACGGCAttagagaaaaatctaaaaaaatacttccaaaataaatgttattgaatttttattttatcatcatgATTGCTCCATTGTATTTTAGTTTCCTTTAGTCCTCAAATAATCTCACAGTCaaagaacttaaaagaaaaaatgcccAGTTTAGGGGTATACTGTATACTGGTGCTGGGGCTATTAGTacaaccattctggaaaacaatttggcaatatatTCTCCAATCATTCTTcgaatcttttaaaatgcatatattcctTAGCTACTATATTTTATCTCTAGAAAACAAATCGCAAGAAAATAATAAGGGATGTGCACACATATGTACAAGGAATATTCATTTGTAAAGCTACTCATAAatacatgtaagaaaaaaattagaaatcacctattatgatatttttaataatcaatTAAATTGTGGTACATAAAGATGGTATAATAATATATAGTTATTATAATCATTACTACGTGAAAATAGTCATCATGTGTTTTTGCTAAGTCAAAAAATAGGATAAGACAGCATGGAAGACACCATTAGAAAGTATTTCTATACATGTGTATGAAGATGGTAATAGCAATTATTTCTAGGCACTGAGATTCCaggtggttttcattttcttctttatcccaGTAGCCACGTTTTATGCAAGAAATGCACAACTGAACACCTCACCTAATTCAAAACTCACATAATTCATGATTAAGCCttagagaaaaatgaatcttttttattGCCAGCAAAGTGATGCCACCATGTGGCAAGAACTGAGTTTACAATTTACATGGCCCAACTCTGAAattaattctttactttttaaatttttttatacaaaTTCGAATTTTCTCCACAAGTCATATATTACCGACATTTGGCACTACAGTGTTTCCTTTCACAACTCGAATTTACACGAACTGCTATACATAGCACTATACTTTTCTCAGTTTTCCAATTTTACACCAAGTGTATCTATTAAATGTATTACTTTAATTATCAGAATGAATCATAGTTTAAAGAAACGAGTTCTCAACCGTTTATccagattttacttttaatcaCTTTTAGGTTAATTTGTTTAGGaaacttctaaattaaaaaaaaacaagggctAAATTTTCAGTTCTCTGATATCCTCACAAAGATAATGCTATAGGACTACCAAAATGATAAATCCCATCACTGCAAAGAACAgtatctaattttatatttatttcaactaccagtgaaaataaatcaattgCCCTGTACTAGGAAGAAAATGCTCCAGACAGAGTAAGACCAAAGCCAATAAGCCCAGCCTTTTCAaactatcaaagaaaaaaacccaaattaacAAGAGGCTTTGGAAAGCAAAATTCAGTATCTACATAGCAAAACCATTTTCATAAACTGGTTGCTTTTTCAAGGAGCATCACTGCCTAATAATTTCGTAAGTAATGCAGAAAAGCCAAGATGCCTTAAGTAGTGTCTGCCTTATCATCcttcataaatattaatgaagaCCAAAAAAGAATCCCTCATTTCCCTGGTAAAAAAAGTAGAGAAGcagatgaaacatttttaagtcaTTCACAGTTGGTACTGAGAGGGGAAGTGTGTTTAAAAAGTGTAACCAAGAATCTCACATCTGTCTTCTTCCTTGTACAATATACTTGGGAGGAATGTTTCATAAAGCActatagatgtttttaaaaatacttaacaaaaagTTAAGATTAACTGAATAAAAGTTATAACCtatcatcttaattttttctaattgtttctccATCTCACTTCTTCTAGCATCTCAAACCCAACAACCCACTGAACTCACTGTGACCTCCAAACCACTGATCTTATTACATTGTTACCTCTTTTTCCCCTTGATGGCCTCACTTAACTCCTAACTAGCTTAAGCCCTATGGTCAATCATTGTAATTATTGATTTGAATGTGCATTCATCTCCCTTGTCCCACTTTTGCTGTCACACTTGGCCAAAATCCTAACTCTGGTTAAACCTAAGTTTGCCTACTCCTTTCCTGCACCCATATAGCTGAACTCTGATGGAGAAAAACACCTAACCAATCTGAATGACCTCATTTCAATCACTACAACCTTCAGATGAGCCCTTTATGCTAccaagtatattatatattcctactccattctctgtctcactctcccaGAAAATTTTTTCTCATATTCCTGCCTTCCCTCAACTTCGACACTCCCAACCCGGTCTACACTTCCCCCTGATGACTGATTCTGACTTCATTAAGAATACCAGAGCAATCAAAGAATACCTGCACAAATGCCACCACCACATTGCTAATATCAATACCACATACTCTGTATTCCTAGCTGTTACTGTAGATCACTGGGCACTGTTCTGCCCATCAGGGAACATGTCTCAATGTCTACAGACATTTTGACTACCACAACTAGGGGCGgtgatgctactggcatctagtgagcaGAGGTCTGGGATGCTGTTGAGCATCTTGCAACCCATGACAAAGAATTATTCCATCTAAATGCCAACAGTGCCTGGGCTGAGAAACTCAGCCATAGATCAACTATCTATGCCCCTATCTAAAAACTATCTCTCCACTAGATTCCTTCCCCTCCTGTCCACTCCTGCAAGAATCCTCTTCTCTACCCTCCCatattatatttttgctttccaaaaaattaaaggaaaaatcattaaagtaaaaataatctcTTAACCTAACCTCTGCTGCTTCtaccagatttctttctttttgtgaaaaCTTCTGCAAAGAGCTGCCCATACATACCATTTCCAACtcttctcttcccattctctcttaAACCATTCCAGTCAGGCTTCTTCATTCTTACCATTTCACCAAAACAGCTTTTGTCAAGGGCCCCAGTGACCTCCACTTTACTAACTCCAATGGTTAACCCTCATTCCTCAGCTTAATTGACCTATCAACACCATAGCAGATCACTTGCTCCTTCTTGATACATTCTCCTCATTTGGCCTCTAGGCTGCCACATTCCACattcttctggttttcttctcaATCCTCATTTGATTTATCTTCTTCCTGCCCCTCACCTCTTAGTGTTGGAGTGTTCCAGGCCTCAGTACTCAGTCCTCTCCTCTATCTATATTCCCTCCCTTGGGGATCTCATCCAATCTAATGCCTTTAAATtccatctctctatatatatcagTGACTTCCAAATGTGTATCTCTAGCCCATATCTCTCTTTTAGTGTATTCAACTCCCTACTAGATATTTCCACTTAGTTATCACATGTCCAAAATGGAATTCCTGCTCCTCCCTCAAAACCTATTCTTTACTATGCAGGAGACGACAACTCCATCTTTCTAGTTGTTCAGACCAAAACCAGGATTTATCATGGCTCCTTTTCTCATACTCCATATGTAAGCTACCAGAAAATCCTTAGCTCTACCTTAAAAACATATCCAGGATCCAACATTTCTCACAATCTCCATCTTATCTGCAGTAGTACATAAGCCTCTTCACTCATGTCCTTACTTCTATCATTACTTGCCTACAGCTATTCTCAACCAAGTactcagaatgattttttttaaagtaggcttcatgcccagcacagagcccaatgcggggcttgagccctgagattaagactgagctgagatcaagagtcagacgcttaaccaactgaaccacccaggtgcccccagaatgatttttaaaaatagaagtcagaTCGTGTCACTCTTCCACACAAAATCCTCCAATGGTTTCCCTTCATTTCACTTACAGAAAAGACAAAGGCCTTACAATGACTTACAAGAACCTATATAATCTGGTCCCCAGTACTCTCTGATCTCAGCCCCCCACCTTCTCTTGGTTTACTCCATTCCACCCATACTGGTCTCCTTGATCTTCTGAAAACACTCCAGGTATGCTCCCATCTTAGGGCCTTTACACTAGCCTTTCTCTCTAAGAGGATCTACTTATAATCTTCCCTAAACTCATGACTACTTCCTTCAAGTGTCTGAGAAGGTATATCTGGACCACTCTACTACTCCAGTCATCCTGTTTAATGATACAACCTGCTCCCTACTTTCCCTTTACTTTTCTCCCTGGCACTTAACACCTAACATACTAcagaatttatttacttattaacttGTTTATGATGTTTCTTGCactagaatgtaaaaaaaaaacccaaaaacccacaAATGAACAACGATACATATCCTATATACATCTCCATCCAATATCCACTATTTACTATACTTTTGTCCTGTTTCCAAAGGAATTCCCACCAACACTTGGGCTGCATTTCTCcaatcttcttctttttcatatatgGATGCAAGATGCTGTCTTATGGAAGCAACCTGAAATAGTAGgtagacattttaaattatttcaactgACATTAgtaactaattaaaataaatggatggtaAGTTTATCTATTGTGATAATGTTTTCATTCAACATTCTAAGATAGCAAGTAAACAGCGCAAATTTATTTAGACcacccaaaattttttttaatgaattctgaATTCATGGAATATCAAAATACTGAACTGAAATTAACACATTTCTGCAATGTGGATTATggcaataatttaatttaaatactaaGTTTTATGTTTATGCTAACTGCATATATAACACTGGTGTTTTCCTAAGTTTTCAGCCTTATTAACAATTTTactgactctttttctttttttaacttgtattagtttttacttttacaaTCTGTTTTTATTCCCAACAGAAATGAGGATAGAATAACTTACTCTTCTCTGAACTGTGGTCCCAGGGTTTTTAATCTGTTTAAGGCCATTGACCCCTGAGACCCTATTCACCGAAGAATATAGTTAAGCTGTTCAGACTTGGCCTGGCCACTACAGACTACTCACCACCCTATCCctcctctttaaaaacaaagaacctgCATGCTGTGCAAGCTAGTCTCCTCACTGTGGAAATTAATATGCTCATTTCTAAACTTGGAAGGCAGTTAGTGACTAAGCCTAAAGTTCCAAAGACCAAAGATCTAGaactgaatcctggctctgccactcagaggctgcaattttactgatttttaaaaattgtctaaaGAATAATATTTGATTCATAAATCAAATTGTAATATCTGAGCAAATGTCAGCTGGAGTTACAACATCCTGGAGTTTTTACACTGTAACATGCTGTTTGGCACACagttttgtcaaaaataaaattggatgatcacctcctttaaaaatgtaataatatctctcaaaataattactgCTATCTAATGTTCAAAACTCACTGTTATAGATTTTTACCTGCTCCTCAAATGAAATGACTCTAGGCTGGATCTTTTCCAAGGTGAAATGAtagatttcttttgctgtgctaTCAGGCAGGTTAGGGAGATGCGTACAGAAATCAGTCAGCAACTGTCGAGAGATCACGAGACTGACATTCTCATTCACCActtgtcaaaaaaaaagaaagagataaaaaaatatgaataacttACAAATTTTCAATAAGCATCAATTTTTACCTaaaactattattaaaaacaatatatattagtACAACCCTCAATGCATTATTCGGGGATTTCCAAACCCGTATCATCTTATATAACAGAATCGGTTTTCCTTATGCAGaattatttgattatataatGACTACACCATTAAATACTACAGCAGTAAAAGTCCCTTAAGTTTTCTAAGAAACAAGTGGCTgggaaaagttttgttttacatttaagaattttatatcttcctttctcttcctttattcttctaCAAAGGGAAGGTACAGAAACACCTATACTTTTATCCTACACCTCGTTATAAAAAGGAGTTAAAGAAGACACAGTGAaataattttcatgaaatttaaataaagcaaGTAGTGACAGTTACTGACACTTGTACTTTcctaataaaaacaacaaataataactGAGGTCAGCACCAGATGTACAGACATACTTAATGAcactatttataaacattttattactgTATGTGATTAAGGAAGAAAGCTCTGAGGCCACGCATGATTAGATGCCCTCACACAAgaaacttaacctctctgtgcttctgtttcctcatctgtaaaatgtggataaggATGCTGTGAAGCTCAAATGCAATATATAGAGAGCACTATGAACAACATGTGGCAcaaagcactcaacaaatgttcactattatgatcattattattatagtttaaaaaatacatcatgcTTGTGACCACTACTCAGATAAATTAAGTCTCAAATCAGCAGTTACTGGGGAAAAAACTGTTCAGTCGATACAAAGGATTTTAACAGTAGACTGCTTTTCTTGGTGGTTCAGTGGATTCAAAGTTTATATAAAGATCaaagtttataaaaatcattATTCTTTCGCTATCATATTGCAATGTTCTCAATAAAACCAATCCTAACAGCACTGTCAGTTCATCACACATTGCAGGCCACAATTTTTGAGGCAGTAACTTACAGTAACCTGTAACAAAGCTCATCAGTTTATGATGTATTAATTAGAGTTCATTATTGGATAATACTGAATGCAGCTGAGCAAACAGTTTCATTATAAGTGCCATTAGGCACTTTCAGCTGTTAGAAAGAAATTACCACACACACTAGCACTTCTCATGATAATGTGCATGAAAGTACTCTCAAGTATCATTAATACTGTTAACTGAGCATAAATTCAAGCCTGAATTTTGAGTCATTTTCAAGATAACTGGATATGTTTAAAGTCAGGAAGTGGGAGAGAGTGTCTTGAAGAATGGAAATTTCTAGTTCCCATTCAAAAGGAATGTTCTTAACGTTAATAACAGTTAACAATTACATGGCACTTATTAAatgccaggtactattctaagcactttactatgtatattaactcatttaaactcCCAACACTTCTACAGGGTTCCTATCAAATCCCTCATTTTAGAGACAAGGAAAAGGAGGCACAAAGGAACTAACTTACTCGATAAAGCAGCAGACCAGGTTGAATTTAGACTATTCTCTTTATCGTTATGCTATATTGCTTTCCATCAGTTACTGTATGAATAACTATACAAAACCTTAATTGGTAATGTAACTCTGAAGACAACTTACTGAAAAATAATCAAGTTGTAAATAGTTTAAATTCTAAAATCAATCAATTTCAATGCATATTTAATTTAATCTCAATGAAAATTATATTGATAATTTGATATAAAACAAGCTTGAGCAAGCTTTGAAGTCCTAACTCAATAATACAAGGCAGATGTGGAATTTTCGTTCTACTTACTTGCTTCCACAAAAGCTTTCAAAGCTTCTAGTTGTTCTGCCCCAGATAACTGAACGGCTTTTTCCAGGATCTGACGATACctgaaaaaataccaaataaaaagaatctttagAGGAcactatatattcttttttttaattttttttttttttaacgtttatttatttttgagacagagagagactgagcatgaacgggggagggtcagagagagagggagacacagaatccgaaacaggctccaggctctgagcagtcagcacagagcctgacgcggggctcaaactcacggaccgcgagatcatgacctgagccgaagtcgccgaagtcggacgctcaaccgactgagccacccaggcaccccgaggacACTATATATTCTAATGCTAACtctgatgtttattcatttctatttctgctggTTTCTTTCATAATGCCCTagtttgtgcttttatttatagTACACcacagatttttgttgttgttgttgtaggtTCCCAGTCTATAAATTCTAAGGTGCCACTTCTAATTTCCTCTACAgtataccacaattttttaaaagttttcaaaccCCGGggtacctggctagctcagttggttaggcatgcAACTCCTGACCTcagggattgtgagttcaagccccacattggggatacagcttactttaaaaaaaaaaaaaaaaagttttcaagcCCATCACAAGAAAGAGTGAATCTGTAACTCTCAGTTACCGGATCTAAGGTgccattttctttggaaaaagtttTAGTTTGGAATTTAAACTAAAAAGTCAACTTTCTTTCAAATGCCTTAAAAGATAAACTATACTTCCTTCAACTGTGTATTACACAGACACACAAGAATGTTATATGAGGTGACCCAGAATGCTTTCCTCTTGTGGACCTAATGAAACTAGTGTCACCAACAATAGGATAGTGTTGACTAGGCAGTGAAACCAAATATTAGAGATTAAATGTCTTCGTATGTACCAAATAAACTTCACCAAGCCAAATGTACTGATAGAACACCCTTTATGTTGTCAGATGGTgcctatatattctttatttgcAATCATTTCTAATAACTATTCTAATATTCATTAGCACATAAGAGTCAAATCAGCACTCTAAAAAGGATGGGGGAAATGCTAAAAATAGGAACAATGACAATTATCAGGCAATGGCAAATTCCTTCCTAAAATGTAAACTCAACGAGGacaaggatttttgtttgttttgttgactgCTATATACACAATGCCTAGAGCAGCATATCACAAGCACTCAAATATTCAAcattttagtaaatttaaaaaaacagtattttatttcttaaactgagTGGTGGGTACACaagtattacactatattttatcCCTTTTGTCTTTAtagtaacatttattaaaagtattagtcaggggcacctgagtggttcagttggttgatcatctgacttcaggccaggtcatgatgtcacggctcACGGGTTCTAGCCCCATGCTGGACTTTGcgccgacagcacggagcctgtttaggattctgtctccctctctctatgcccctccccccgctcacacatGCACTCACGTTTGTGCACTTGCACATGCACTCGcacatgctctccttctctctcaaaaataaacattaaaaattttttaaaaagcattggctgggacacctgggtggctcagtcagttaagcgtctgactttggctcaggtcatgatctcttggtttgtgagtttgaaccccgccttgggctctgtgctgacagctcagagcctggagcctgcttcggattctgtgtctcctcctctctctgcccctcccatgctcatgctctctctctgtctctcaataataataaataaacgttaaaaaaaaattaaaaaagcattggCTAATGCATTTTACCAACCTAATAGCACTGCAACTATTCAGAAAATCATCCAGAatatactcaagaaaaaaatatacaaataggaaaaaatatgtacatgaatAGAGCCCAAACTCATTCAAAtttatgatttgtatttttaaagcacacCTTCAAGCTACCATTCAACATTTACTGATTCTCAACCCATACAATATTCTCACAACCTTGGTTATATGATTTCTCAAAAACACAATGAATCAAACTGACTTTGTAAGAAAGgtatacagaaagaaaagacagtgaactccaaaagaagagagaaactaCTCTAATAAAGCAAGGAAATAttattaagatttaaaataaaaattattttttaaattgtttttaaaatttgaggaagAATATTCAGCCATCTGAAAATTCATTACGGAATATCTCATTTTCTctatacataaacatacacagaTGTGCACATATATTATTTcccatatctatatttatatatctacttTATTGCTCTGGGTatgcttttatttaatatattcaatggtttattcttttttgattatTCTTCATATTCATATTCTTCACATTCATGGCTAAGCCCTCTTAATTTTAGATccccataaattattttatactaaCATTACATTCAAAGATGACAATGTctcacagatattttctttttaaaatatttttttttaacgtttatttatttttgagacagagagagagcatgaacgggggaggggcagagagagagggagacacagaattggaagcaggctccaggctctgagccatcagcccagagcctgacgcagggctcaaactcacggatggtgagatcgtgacctgagctgaagtcagacacgcaaccgacggagccacccaggcgcccctcacagaaATTTTCTGATTAACCTAAGTTTTAAATCATTACTTCATAATTATCAACTAATCTATATAGAAAAACaccatcccccccaaaaaaaaaccctaaaaagtGACAAAAGTTTTATATTAACCACATCATACAACTTGCCAGAGAATTACAAACTGCCTACTCAAACTCTCAACTTCTATGGACTAAGAAAGTGAGGTGCAGAGTTAAGGCTAGATGTTAACTTGCTCCTTCTCTAATATATAAATTCTAGTAtctaaggggcgtctgggtggctcagtcagttgagcatccaactttggctcaggtcatgatcacgtagttcatgagttcaagccctgcatcaggctctgggctgacagcttggagcctggagcctgctttggattctgtgtctccctctctctctgcccctcccctgctcgcactctgtctctctcaaaaataaataaacattaaaaataacttttttaaattctagtgtCTAAGAATAAGAAATTACTTTTTCACAATAATATGGAATGACTAACAAACCTAATTTAAATCaaggatttaaataattatttaatattgcCATATAAAATCATCCAAAATTGAGCACCTAgggtttttaaaatgctatataagATTCTGTGTATGACACTAAAGGAATTTTAAGTAAACTTAGTCTTTGAAGATATTATAATACAGTTaggcaaataaaaatttacaattcaaataatattatcacacattaaattataataaaacaaaacaaacgttgcaataaaactaaacaatataagaaatataactgttaaatgaattcagtaaagttgcagggtacaaaatcataCTCAAAAATCTGCTGTGTTTCTATATGCTAATAAcaaattatcagaaagaaaaaacatcctCTTTACAagtgcatcaaaaagaataaaataactaggaataaatttaatcaagatgaaggatttgtacactgaaaactataagaccctgattaaagaaactgaagatataaataaaaggaaaaatattccatagtCACGGATTGAAAGtattactattgttaaaatgcccatattacccaaagcaatctacagatttaatgaaatccctatcaaagttcctgggcgcctaagtggctcagttggttaagtacccaactcttgtttcagcttaggtcatga is drawn from Panthera leo isolate Ple1 chromosome B1, P.leo_Ple1_pat1.1, whole genome shotgun sequence and contains these coding sequences:
- the COPS4 gene encoding COP9 signalosome complex subunit 4 isoform X3 yields the protein MAAAVRQDLAQLMNSSGSHKDLAGKYRQILEKAVQLSGAEQLEALKAFVEAMVNENVSLVISRQLLTDFCTHLPNLPDSTAKEIYHFTLEKIQPRVISFEEQVASIRQHLASIYEKEEDWRNAAQVLVGIPLETGQKQYNVDYKLETYLKIARLYLEDDDPVQAEAYINRASLLQNESTNEQLQIHYKVCYARVLDYRRKFIEAAQRYNELSYKTIVHESERLEALKHALHCTILASAGQQRSRMLATLFKDERCQQLAAYGILEKMYLDRIIRGNQLQEFAAMLMPHQKATTADGSSILDRAVIEHNLLSASKLYNNITFEELGALLEIPAAKHEKPCQRGTNRSSHFVSK
- the COPS4 gene encoding COP9 signalosome complex subunit 4 isoform X1; the protein is MAAAVRQDLAQLMNSSGSHKDLAGKYRQILEKAVQLSGAEQLEALKAFVEAMVNENVSLVISRQLLTDFCTHLPNLPDSTAKEIYHFTLEKIQPRVISFEEQVASIRQHLASIYEKEEDWRNAAQVLVGIPLETGQKQYNVDYKLETYLKIARLYLEDDDPVQAEAYINRASLLQNESTNEQLQIHYKVCYARVLDYRRKFIEAAQRYNELSYKTIVHESERLEALKHALHCTILASAGQQRSRMLATLFKDERCQQLAAYGILEKMYLDRIIRGNQLQEFAAMLMPHQKATTADGSSILDRAVIEHNLLSASKLYNNITFEELGALLEIPAAKAEKIASQMITEGRMNGFIDQIDGIVHFETREALPTWDKQIQSLCFQVNNLLEKISQTAPEWTAQAMEAQMAQ
- the COPS4 gene encoding COP9 signalosome complex subunit 4 isoform X2, producing MVNENVSLVISRQLLTDFCTHLPNLPDSTAKEIYHFTLEKIQPRVISFEEQVASIRQHLASIYEKEEDWRNAAQVLVGIPLETGQKQYNVDYKLETYLKIARLYLEDDDPVQAEAYINRASLLQNESTNEQLQIHYKVCYARVLDYRRKFIEAAQRYNELSYKTIVHESERLEALKHALHCTILASAGQQRSRMLATLFKDERCQQLAAYGILEKMYLDRIIRGNQLQEFAAMLMPHQKATTADGSSILDRAVIEHNLLSASKLYNNITFEELGALLEIPAAKAEKIASQMITEGRMNGFIDQIDGIVHFETREALPTWDKQIQSLCFQVNNLLEKISQTAPEWTAQAMEAQMAQ